A genome region from Streptomyces sp. S4.7 includes the following:
- the gcl gene encoding glyoxylate carboligase: MPRMTAARAAVEILKREGVTDAFGVPGAAINPFYKALEEAGGIDHTLARHVEGASHMAEGYTRTNPGNIGVCIGTSGPAGTDMITGLYSAIGDSIPILCITGQAPTAVIHKEDFQAVDIASIARPVSKAATTVLEAAQVPGVLQQAFHLMRSGRPGPVLVDLPIDVQLTEIEFDPATYEPLPVYKPSASRAQIAKALTMLVASERPLIVAGGGVINADASGLLVEFAELTGTPVVPTLMGWGTIADDHDLNAGMVGIQTSHRYGNETFLASDFVLGIGNRWANRHTGALDVYTAGRTFVHVDIEPTQIGKIFAPDYGIASDAGDALRLFVEVAKELKAAGELPDRTEWIASVLERKGSLHRRTHFDNVPLKPQRVYEEMNRAFGPDTRYVTTIGLSQIAGAQMLHVYKPRHWINCGQAGPLGWTIPAALGVAKADPDTTVVALSGDYDFQFMLEELAVGAQHRIGYVHVLVNNAYLGLIRQAQRNLDINFQVNLEFENINSPELGVYGVDHVKVVEGLGCKAIRVTEPDQLLPAFEQAKKLAAEYRVPVVVEAILERITNISMGVRIDQVNEWEDLATEPGHAPTEIRPLVRHDI; the protein is encoded by the coding sequence ATGCCTCGTATGACCGCTGCCCGAGCGGCAGTTGAGATCCTCAAGCGCGAAGGCGTCACCGACGCGTTCGGTGTGCCGGGCGCGGCGATCAACCCCTTCTACAAGGCCCTCGAAGAGGCCGGTGGCATCGACCACACGCTCGCCCGCCACGTGGAGGGCGCCTCCCACATGGCCGAGGGCTACACCCGTACCAACCCCGGCAACATCGGCGTCTGCATCGGTACTTCGGGCCCGGCCGGCACCGACATGATCACCGGTCTTTACTCCGCGATCGGTGACTCGATCCCGATCCTGTGCATCACCGGCCAGGCGCCGACCGCGGTGATCCACAAGGAGGACTTCCAGGCCGTCGACATCGCGTCGATCGCACGTCCCGTCAGCAAGGCGGCCACCACCGTCCTGGAGGCCGCGCAGGTCCCCGGCGTCCTCCAGCAGGCGTTCCATCTGATGCGCTCGGGCCGGCCGGGCCCCGTCCTGGTCGACCTGCCGATCGATGTGCAGCTGACCGAGATCGAGTTCGACCCGGCGACGTACGAACCCCTGCCGGTCTACAAGCCGTCCGCGAGCCGCGCGCAGATCGCGAAGGCGCTCACCATGCTGGTGGCGTCCGAGCGCCCGTTGATCGTCGCCGGCGGCGGTGTCATCAACGCCGACGCGTCCGGCCTCCTCGTGGAGTTCGCCGAGCTGACCGGCACACCGGTCGTCCCGACGCTGATGGGCTGGGGCACCATCGCCGACGACCACGACCTGAACGCGGGCATGGTGGGCATCCAGACCTCGCACCGCTACGGCAACGAGACGTTCCTGGCCTCGGACTTCGTCCTCGGCATCGGCAACCGCTGGGCCAACCGGCACACGGGCGCGCTCGACGTCTACACGGCGGGACGCACCTTCGTCCACGTCGACATCGAGCCCACCCAGATCGGCAAGATCTTCGCGCCGGACTACGGGATCGCCTCGGACGCCGGGGACGCGCTGAGGCTCTTCGTCGAGGTGGCGAAGGAGCTGAAGGCGGCGGGCGAACTGCCCGACCGCACCGAGTGGATCGCGTCCGTGCTGGAGCGCAAGGGCAGCCTGCACCGCAGGACGCACTTCGACAACGTGCCGCTGAAACCGCAGCGTGTGTACGAGGAGATGAACCGCGCCTTCGGTCCCGACACCCGGTACGTCACCACCATCGGTCTCTCGCAGATCGCGGGCGCGCAGATGCTGCACGTCTACAAGCCCCGGCACTGGATCAACTGCGGCCAGGCGGGCCCGCTCGGCTGGACGATCCCGGCCGCGCTCGGTGTCGCGAAGGCCGACCCGGACACCACAGTTGTCGCGCTCTCCGGCGACTACGACTTCCAGTTCATGCTCGAGGAGCTGGCCGTCGGCGCGCAGCACCGGATCGGTTACGTTCATGTGCTGGTGAACAACGCCTACTTGGGGCTGATCCGGCAGGCGCAGCGCAATCTCGACATCAATTTCCAGGTCAACCTGGAGTTCGAGAACATCAACTCACCGGAGCTGGGCGTCTACGGGGTCGACCATGTGAAGGTCGTCGAGGGCCTGGGCTGCAAGGCGATCCGCGTCACCGAGCCCGACCAGCTGCTGCCCGCCTTCGAGCAGGCGAAGAAGCTGGCCGCCGAGTACCGGGTGCCGGTGGTGGTCGAGGCGATCCTGGAGCGGATCACCAATATCTCGATGGGTGTGCGGATCGACCAGGTGAACGAGTGGGAGGACCTGGCCACCGAGCCCGGCCACGCGCCGACCGAGATCAGGCCGCTGGTCCGGCACGACATCTGA
- a CDS encoding 2-hydroxy-3-oxopropionate reductase, with amino-acid sequence MSTLPKVAWIGLGIMGSPMAENLIKAGYSVTGFTLEREKLDRLAANGGTVAPSIAEAVEGADVIITMVPASPQVEAIAYGADGILENAGKGALLIDMSSITPQTSIDLAEAGREKGVRVLDAPVSGGEAGAVEAVLSIMVGGEQADFDRARPLFEALGRTIVLCGPHGAGQTVKAANQLIVAVNIQACAEAVVFLEKSGVDLGAALDVLNGGLAGSTVLTRKKDNFVSRDFAPGFRIDLHHKDMGIVTDAARNVGAALPVGAVVAQLVASLRAQGDGGLDHSALLRAVERLSGQQV; translated from the coding sequence ATGAGCACTCTTCCCAAGGTGGCCTGGATCGGCCTCGGCATCATGGGGTCCCCCATGGCCGAGAATCTGATCAAGGCCGGATACTCCGTCACCGGCTTCACGCTGGAGCGGGAGAAGCTGGACCGGCTCGCGGCCAACGGTGGCACCGTCGCGCCGTCGATCGCCGAGGCCGTCGAGGGCGCCGATGTCATCATCACGATGGTGCCCGCCTCCCCGCAGGTCGAGGCCATCGCCTACGGAGCGGACGGCATCCTGGAGAACGCCGGGAAGGGCGCCCTCCTGATCGACATGTCGTCGATCACCCCGCAGACGTCGATCGATCTCGCCGAGGCGGGCCGGGAGAAGGGCGTCCGCGTCCTCGACGCACCGGTGTCCGGCGGTGAGGCGGGAGCCGTCGAGGCGGTTCTGTCCATCATGGTCGGCGGCGAGCAGGCCGACTTCGACCGGGCCAGGCCTCTCTTCGAGGCGCTGGGCAGGACGATCGTCCTGTGCGGTCCGCACGGCGCCGGCCAGACGGTGAAGGCGGCCAACCAACTGATCGTGGCCGTCAACATCCAGGCGTGCGCCGAGGCCGTGGTCTTCCTGGAGAAGTCGGGCGTGGACCTCGGCGCGGCGCTGGACGTGCTGAACGGCGGTCTGGCCGGCTCGACCGTCCTGACCCGCAAGAAGGACAACTTCGTCAGCCGCGACTTCGCTCCGGGCTTCCGGATCGACCTGCACCACAAGGACATGGGCATCGTCACCGACGCCGCCCGCAATGTCGGTGCCGCGCTGCCGGTCGGCGCGGTCGTCGCGCAACTGGTCGCCTCCCTGCGCGCGCAGGGCGACGGCGGCCTCGACCACTCGGCGCTGCTGCGCGCCGTCGAGCGGCTGTCCGGCCAACAGGTCTGA
- a CDS encoding TIM barrel protein, giving the protein MAPFTNKPGSEQRFDVNLSILFTELPLLERPAAAAAAGFTAVELWWPWIETPTPPRAELDALKQALDDADTQLVGLNFYGGRLPGPDRGALSLPGEESDRFRANIDVAADFAASVGCKALNALYGNRVEGVDARTQDTLALENLVLAARAADRIGATLLIEALNRPESPHYPLVSAEAAIDVVDRVNEATGLGNAAFLLDVYHLSMNGLDAEALTGVVDRYADRTGHVQIADNPGRGAPGTGTLPLQDLLDRLRKAGYEGWVGLEYKPGDRPSAESFEWLPADARAAR; this is encoded by the coding sequence ATGGCTCCCTTCACGAACAAGCCCGGCTCCGAGCAGCGCTTCGATGTGAATCTGTCGATCCTCTTCACCGAACTCCCGCTTTTGGAGCGTCCCGCGGCAGCCGCCGCGGCGGGCTTCACCGCGGTGGAGCTGTGGTGGCCCTGGATCGAGACCCCCACCCCGCCGCGGGCCGAGCTGGACGCCCTGAAGCAGGCCCTCGACGACGCGGACACCCAGCTCGTGGGACTCAACTTCTACGGCGGCCGGCTGCCCGGCCCCGACCGCGGCGCGCTGTCGCTGCCCGGCGAGGAGTCGGACCGCTTCCGCGCGAACATCGACGTGGCGGCCGACTTCGCCGCGTCGGTCGGCTGCAAGGCGCTCAACGCGCTGTACGGGAACCGCGTCGAAGGCGTCGACGCGCGGACGCAGGACACGCTCGCCCTGGAGAATCTGGTCCTCGCCGCCCGCGCGGCCGACCGGATCGGGGCGACCCTGCTGATCGAGGCGCTCAACAGGCCGGAGTCCCCGCACTATCCGCTGGTGAGCGCCGAGGCCGCCATCGATGTGGTGGACCGGGTCAACGAGGCCACGGGGCTGGGCAACGCCGCGTTCCTCCTGGACGTCTACCACCTGTCGATGAACGGTCTGGACGCCGAGGCGCTGACCGGGGTCGTCGACAGGTACGCCGACCGGACCGGTCACGTACAGATCGCCGACAACCCCGGCCGGGGCGCGCCCGGCACCGGCACACTGCCGCTCCAGGACCTGCTCGACCGGCTGCGCAAGGCTGGTTACGAGGGGTGGGTCGGCCTGGAGTACAAGCCCGGCGACCGCCCGAGCGCGGAGTCCTTCGAGTGGCTCCCGGCCGACGCGCGGGCCGCGCGCTAG
- a CDS encoding helix-turn-helix domain-containing protein translates to MTGPSDHPLLAAVKPLVDAMGAETVPPALAGPDDVVLSWEGEEVVAVRLPQLSESLDHILVALERRHGMPLSELDRKAKQSVVRSLEARGAFSVRHGVETVASALGVSRFTVYNYLNRSETG, encoded by the coding sequence GTGACCGGGCCGTCCGACCACCCGCTCCTCGCGGCGGTGAAGCCGCTCGTCGACGCCATGGGGGCCGAGACCGTACCGCCCGCCCTGGCCGGGCCCGACGACGTCGTGCTGAGCTGGGAGGGGGAGGAGGTCGTCGCCGTCCGCCTCCCGCAGCTCTCCGAATCGCTCGACCACATCCTCGTCGCGCTGGAGCGCCGGCACGGTATGCCCCTGTCGGAGCTGGACCGCAAGGCCAAGCAGTCGGTGGTGCGGTCGCTGGAGGCACGCGGGGCCTTCTCCGTACGGCACGGCGTGGAGACCGTCGCGAGCGCTCTCGGGGTCAGCCGGTTCACCGTCTACAACTATCTGAACCGGTCCGAGACGGGCTGA
- the uraD gene encoding 2-oxo-4-hydroxy-4-carboxy-5-ureidoimidazoline decarboxylase: MTTDPPPGLTRFNTSSDSAALTALHEVCASTAWGSALLAHRPYATAEALFAASDTATAELAADDLAQAMAAHPPIGRPKPGDPVSAREQRGMAGASGELRAELLELNLAYQDRFGHVFLICATGRTGEQMRDAVRTRIGNSPEQERDVVRTELGKINRIRLTRLVEAAEAGE, translated from the coding sequence GTGACGACCGACCCGCCGCCGGGCCTCACCCGGTTCAACACATCCTCCGACAGCGCGGCGCTGACCGCACTGCACGAGGTGTGCGCCAGTACGGCATGGGGGAGCGCACTGCTCGCCCACCGGCCGTACGCCACCGCCGAAGCCCTCTTCGCGGCCAGTGACACCGCGACGGCCGAACTGGCCGCCGACGATCTGGCGCAGGCGATGGCGGCGCACCCGCCCATCGGCCGCCCGAAGCCGGGCGACCCGGTCTCGGCCCGCGAACAGCGGGGTATGGCCGGAGCGTCCGGTGAACTCAGGGCGGAGTTGCTCGAACTGAATCTGGCCTACCAGGACAGGTTCGGCCACGTCTTCCTGATCTGTGCCACCGGCAGGACCGGTGAGCAGATGCGGGACGCGGTCCGCACCCGGATCGGCAACTCGCCCGAACAGGAGCGGGACGTCGTTCGCACCGAACTGGGCAAGATCAACCGCATCCGGCTGACCCGCCTCGTAGAAGCAGCAGAAGCAGGGGAGTGA
- the uraH gene encoding hydroxyisourate hydrolase, with protein sequence MSTESTASVSTHILDTSVGRPAASVAVSLAARGGARERWVVLGRSATDADGRCRDLPALPAGTTHVRLDFETEAYFHSQSHSQSQNQPQSQNRAEAQQDAPAPRDSGAFFPEVAITFAVTPGEHYHVPLLLNPFGYSVYRGS encoded by the coding sequence GTGAGCACGGAATCCACCGCATCGGTGTCCACGCACATCCTGGACACCAGCGTCGGACGCCCGGCCGCCTCCGTCGCCGTCTCGCTCGCCGCCCGCGGCGGCGCCCGGGAGCGGTGGGTGGTGCTGGGCCGGTCGGCGACCGACGCGGACGGGCGGTGCAGAGACCTGCCGGCGCTGCCGGCGGGAACCACCCACGTACGTCTCGACTTCGAGACCGAGGCGTACTTCCACAGCCAGAGCCACAGCCAGAGCCAGAATCAGCCACAGAGCCAGAACCGAGCCGAGGCACAGCAGGACGCCCCCGCGCCACGGGACAGCGGTGCGTTCTTTCCGGAAGTGGCGATCACGTTCGCCGTCACGCCCGGCGAGCACTATCACGTACCGCTGCTGCTCAACCCGTTCGGCTACTCCGTATACCGAGGGAGCTAG
- the pucL gene encoding factor-independent urate hydroxylase has product MPTILGQNQYGKAENRVVKIVRDGDTHHIKDLNVSVALSGDMEEVHYSGSNANVLPTDTTKNTVYAFAKEHGIESAEQFGIHLARHFVTSQEPIHRARIRIEEYAWERIAAPDADSGSVGADRTKHSFVRKGQETRVSQITFDGEKWEIISGLKDLTVLNSTNSEFWGYVKDEYTTLREAYDRILATDVSARWRYNWTDDTAPMPDWEDSYEQARTHLLGAFAQTYSLSLQQTLYQMGSRIIDSRGEIDEIRFSLPNNHHFLVDLEPFGVKNETPDGAVYFAADRPYGLIEATVLRDGVEPRIPLDMTNL; this is encoded by the coding sequence ATGCCGACCATTCTCGGCCAGAACCAGTACGGCAAAGCGGAGAACCGCGTCGTCAAGATCGTGCGCGACGGCGACACCCACCACATCAAGGACCTGAACGTCTCCGTCGCCCTCTCCGGCGACATGGAGGAGGTCCACTACTCCGGCTCCAACGCCAACGTCCTGCCGACCGACACCACCAAGAACACGGTGTACGCGTTCGCCAAGGAGCACGGCATCGAGTCCGCCGAACAGTTCGGCATCCATCTCGCCCGGCACTTCGTCACCAGCCAGGAGCCGATACACCGGGCGCGGATCCGGATCGAGGAGTACGCCTGGGAGCGCATCGCGGCCCCGGACGCCGACTCCGGGTCGGTCGGCGCCGACAGGACCAAGCACTCCTTCGTACGCAAGGGGCAGGAGACCCGCGTTTCGCAGATCACCTTCGACGGCGAGAAGTGGGAGATCATCTCCGGCCTCAAGGACCTGACGGTGCTGAACTCGACCAACTCCGAGTTCTGGGGCTACGTCAAGGACGAGTACACGACGCTCCGCGAGGCGTACGACCGCATACTCGCCACCGACGTCTCCGCGAGGTGGCGCTACAACTGGACCGACGACACCGCGCCGATGCCCGACTGGGAGGACTCCTACGAGCAGGCGCGCACGCACCTCCTCGGCGCCTTCGCGCAGACGTACTCCCTCTCGCTCCAGCAGACGCTCTACCAGATGGGCTCGCGGATCATCGACAGCCGAGGCGAGATCGACGAGATCCGCTTCTCACTGCCGAACAACCACCACTTCCTCGTCGACCTCGAACCGTTCGGGGTGAAGAACGAAACCCCCGACGGAGCCGTCTACTTCGCCGCCGACCGCCCGTACGGCCTCATCGAGGCCACCGTGCTGCGTGACGGCGTCGAACCGCGAATCCCGCTCGACATGACCAACCTGTAG